From the Streptomyces syringium genome, one window contains:
- a CDS encoding protein-tyrosine phosphatase family protein, which produces MRPEPIIVAGVTETWDPNAAGVLTLPSGRLVRGRGLRRALPAGVTPTFAVYLLGKQPPEVPWEARWLRWPDFRLPARGADARGVLGEAWERAGGDRVEVACGGGRGRTGTALACIAVLDGVPADRAVAFVREHYDPHAVETPWQRRYVRRFADGPA; this is translated from the coding sequence ATGCGGCCGGAGCCGATTATCGTGGCGGGCGTGACCGAGACCTGGGATCCGAACGCCGCCGGTGTGCTGACGCTGCCGTCCGGGCGGCTCGTGCGCGGGCGGGGGCTGCGGCGGGCCCTGCCGGCCGGGGTCACGCCCACCTTCGCCGTGTATCTGCTCGGCAAGCAGCCGCCCGAAGTGCCCTGGGAGGCACGGTGGTTGCGGTGGCCGGACTTCCGGCTGCCCGCCCGGGGCGCGGATGCCCGGGGCGTGCTGGGCGAGGCCTGGGAGCGGGCCGGTGGCGACCGGGTCGAGGTGGCCTGCGGGGGCGGCCGGGGGCGCACCGGGACGGCTCTGGCCTGCATCGCCGTGCTCGACGGGGTGCCGGCCGACCGGGCGGTGGCCTTCGTCCGCGAGCACTACGACCCGCACGCCGTCGAGACTCCCTGGCAGCGGCGCTACGTACGGCGCTTCGCGGACGGGCCGGCGTAG